Proteins encoded together in one Rhizobium sp. 11515TR window:
- a CDS encoding NADPH-dependent F420 reductase, translating into MSTISIIGSGGMAAAIGGLAAKAAHTVEVTSRNPAKARALAEQIGAGATTGTYGAAPAGDIVILAVPYASAAAVIADYGKSLDGKVIIDITNPVATDLSVPVIPHGSCGAQEIVKGLPAGAPVAKAFNTIFGHVLAKSGRLDAFIAADDTKAKARVSTFLESLGLCPFDVGGLHMAQTLEALGLMMISLARNGAGTWDFALRIDLG; encoded by the coding sequence ATGAGCACTATCAGCATCATCGGATCCGGCGGCATGGCCGCGGCAATCGGCGGCCTTGCCGCCAAGGCCGCGCATACCGTCGAAGTGACCAGCCGCAATCCCGCCAAGGCGCGGGCGCTCGCCGAGCAGATCGGAGCCGGAGCGACGACAGGGACTTATGGCGCCGCTCCGGCCGGGGATATCGTCATCCTGGCTGTGCCTTACGCTAGCGCTGCGGCTGTGATCGCCGATTACGGGAAGTCGCTTGACGGTAAGGTGATTATCGACATCACCAACCCCGTTGCCACCGACCTTTCGGTTCCCGTCATCCCGCATGGCAGTTGTGGCGCGCAGGAGATCGTCAAGGGCCTCCCTGCCGGAGCGCCTGTCGCGAAGGCGTTCAACACCATCTTCGGCCACGTGCTGGCCAAGAGTGGACGCCTCGACGCGTTCATCGCAGCCGACGACACGAAGGCGAAGGCACGCGTCTCGACCTTCCTCGAAAGTCTGGGGCTCTGTCCGTTTGACGTTGGTGGTTTGCACATGGCCCAGACGCTGGAAGCGCTCGGCTTGATGATGATCAGCCTGGCCAGGAACGGCGCCGGTACCTGGGATTTTGCCCTGAGAATCGATCTTGGCTGA
- a CDS encoding MFS transporter codes for MTDTTSQLDGVTIDPDTPEPSTWSTATWFAVLSMAATSFALVSAEFLPAGLLTPLARDLAITEGTAGQVVTATASVGAVTALLSNVLIGRLNRKTVLVGLSALAIGSNVLASLATDFWLLLLGRAGLGIALSGFWALSVAVVARLVGANSTGRGMAIVTLGVSLATIAAPSVGALISDWLGWRTAMAMTAGLAALALLLQVLSLPTLPASTSNSLADVFRLTRRRSVQLGMLAILLLMTGHFAGSVYVRPFLEQVTLLETRSIALALLGFGIASVIGNVAGGRMADASIRLALALTAALMAFATLALVLWGAQTGIAFGLVTLWGFAFGMAPVVLPTNLSRGAADALEAAGSLMVVSFQVAISIGAVFGGYIVDRYGAVGPLTLTAVLAVSTVALALTQPRG; via the coding sequence ATGACGGACACGACATCGCAACTTGATGGGGTAACCATCGACCCGGATACCCCGGAACCATCCACCTGGAGTACGGCGACCTGGTTTGCCGTCCTTTCAATGGCAGCCACCAGCTTTGCGCTGGTATCGGCTGAATTCCTGCCGGCGGGCCTGTTAACCCCTTTGGCGCGCGATCTTGCGATTACCGAAGGAACAGCCGGACAGGTCGTCACCGCCACAGCTTCCGTCGGCGCTGTCACTGCCCTATTGAGCAATGTTCTGATCGGCAGGCTGAACCGCAAGACGGTTTTGGTCGGCCTCAGCGCCTTGGCGATCGGCTCCAATGTCCTTGCGTCATTGGCGACAGATTTTTGGCTATTGTTGTTGGGCCGGGCTGGGCTGGGCATCGCGCTGAGCGGTTTCTGGGCGCTTTCAGTTGCCGTCGTGGCGAGATTGGTCGGCGCCAATTCGACAGGTCGGGGCATGGCCATCGTCACCCTCGGCGTCTCGCTCGCCACCATAGCCGCGCCCTCGGTTGGAGCTTTGATCAGCGACTGGCTGGGATGGCGCACAGCAATGGCGATGACCGCCGGACTTGCCGCGCTCGCCTTGCTGCTGCAGGTACTGAGCTTACCGACACTGCCCGCGAGCACAAGCAACAGTCTCGCCGATGTTTTCCGGCTGACGCGGCGGCGTAGCGTTCAGCTGGGGATGCTTGCCATTCTTTTGCTGATGACGGGCCATTTTGCCGGCTCGGTCTATGTGCGCCCCTTCCTCGAACAAGTGACGCTCCTTGAAACCAGATCGATCGCCCTGGCTCTGCTTGGGTTTGGCATCGCTTCCGTGATCGGCAATGTCGCAGGTGGCCGAATGGCCGACGCCAGCATCCGCCTGGCCCTCGCTCTCACGGCGGCGCTGATGGCGTTTGCCACACTCGCTTTGGTGCTTTGGGGCGCTCAAACCGGTATTGCCTTCGGCCTCGTCACGCTTTGGGGCTTCGCCTTCGGCATGGCACCGGTGGTACTGCCGACCAATCTTTCCCGCGGGGCAGCCGACGCTTTGGAGGCGGCCGGCAGCCTGATGGTGGTCTCCTTTCAGGTCGCCATCAGTATCGGCGCAGTTTTCGGCGGCTATATCGTCGACCGCTATGGCGCTGTCGGCCCTCTGACGCTTACCGCCGTCCTAGCTGTATCGACGGTCGCCTTGGCGCTGACGCAACCACGCGGCTAA
- a CDS encoding AraC family transcriptional regulator, producing the protein MLDHSSQPLSPSNVPMDALSEVLQDFRLSGVNYGRCELRHPWSIAFPQQQLLRFHFVSQGPCWIHTEAEGWQELNDGDLVLLPQGVSHRLASAPDVEGDSRKSCQITRLGSNVCDVVRDGTGATSTLFCGSMVLGAHALNPLIALMPPIIKGCDVAGNDPIVGPLLAAMSAEATQPQMGSATVLSRMADLLAARLIRCWVNCSGGSTTGWLAAIRDPHVGRVLAAMHRDPGRNWTLKSLAGLAGQSRSIFAERFNAMLGEGAAHYLARLRMQLARDLLGQSGMSVAEVASRLGYESEASFARAFKRITSVSPGVVRRTSSGRMDMDFGF; encoded by the coding sequence ATGCTTGATCATTCGTCTCAACCATTGTCGCCGTCAAATGTCCCAATGGATGCCCTAAGCGAAGTCCTGCAAGACTTTCGCTTGAGTGGCGTCAATTATGGACGCTGCGAACTCAGACATCCATGGAGCATCGCCTTTCCGCAACAACAGCTGCTTCGCTTTCACTTTGTCAGCCAGGGTCCGTGCTGGATCCATACCGAAGCGGAAGGATGGCAGGAATTGAACGATGGCGATCTGGTTCTGCTGCCGCAAGGCGTCTCGCACCGGTTGGCCAGCGCGCCAGATGTTGAGGGTGACTCGCGCAAGAGCTGCCAGATAACAAGATTGGGAAGCAACGTATGCGACGTGGTGCGGGACGGAACGGGTGCGACGAGCACCCTGTTCTGCGGCTCCATGGTCTTGGGGGCGCATGCACTTAATCCTTTGATCGCCTTGATGCCGCCAATCATCAAGGGCTGCGATGTGGCCGGCAATGATCCGATCGTTGGCCCCCTGCTGGCGGCCATGTCGGCGGAGGCGACACAGCCGCAGATGGGAAGCGCGACCGTCTTGTCGCGTATGGCCGACTTGCTCGCAGCGCGGCTCATCCGCTGCTGGGTCAATTGCAGCGGGGGCTCGACCACCGGCTGGCTCGCCGCCATCCGCGATCCCCATGTCGGTCGGGTGCTGGCGGCAATGCATCGAGACCCTGGCCGTAACTGGACCCTCAAAAGCCTCGCAGGCTTGGCGGGTCAGTCGCGTTCGATCTTCGCCGAACGCTTCAACGCCATGTTGGGCGAAGGCGCGGCCCATTATCTTGCCCGCTTGCGGATGCAGCTTGCCCGCGACTTGTTGGGGCAAAGCGGCATGTCAGTGGCCGAAGTTGCTTCTCGGTTGGGCTATGAGTCCGAGGCATCCTTCGCTCGCGCCTTCAAACGCATCACCAGCGTCTCACCGGGCGTTGTGCGACGCACAAGTTCCGGACGAATGGACATGGATTTCGGATTTTAG
- a CDS encoding SDR family NAD(P)-dependent oxidoreductase — translation MAQPLKGKTALVTGASRGIGRAIAERLAKDGATVALTYNASKSGADETVAAIESAGGTAFAIHADLVDPATVPTLFKRLDDEFTKRNGSKALDILVNNAGNSGWVGFKDATPDSWDTLIAVYARAPFFIVQAALDRLADGGCIINISSAAATKPVTAAPVYSMAKAAINNLTHALAAELGPRGITANAVAPGYTRTDVNAAIRENPELVKAVEAEIALGRFGEPSEIAAVVAFLASDDGHWVTGQTIEASGGYKL, via the coding sequence ATGGCACAACCTCTTAAAGGAAAAACCGCTCTCGTTACCGGGGCATCGCGGGGCATTGGCCGCGCCATCGCCGAACGTCTTGCAAAGGATGGCGCGACGGTCGCGCTGACCTACAACGCCTCCAAATCTGGCGCAGACGAGACGGTGGCGGCCATCGAGAGCGCTGGAGGCACTGCGTTTGCGATCCACGCGGACCTCGTTGACCCGGCGACCGTCCCGACCTTGTTCAAGAGACTCGACGACGAGTTCACTAAGCGGAACGGAAGCAAAGCTCTCGACATTCTGGTCAACAACGCCGGCAACTCCGGCTGGGTTGGCTTCAAGGACGCGACGCCGGACAGTTGGGACACCTTGATCGCGGTCTACGCCCGCGCACCCTTCTTCATCGTTCAGGCGGCTCTGGATCGTCTCGCCGATGGTGGATGCATCATCAACATCTCTTCCGCTGCCGCCACGAAGCCCGTGACCGCCGCGCCCGTCTACTCGATGGCCAAAGCGGCGATCAACAACCTGACCCATGCGCTCGCGGCCGAGCTCGGGCCGCGCGGAATTACTGCGAACGCCGTAGCGCCCGGCTACACACGAACGGACGTGAACGCCGCCATCCGGGAGAACCCCGAACTCGTCAAGGCGGTCGAGGCCGAAATCGCGTTGGGACGTTTTGGCGAGCCTTCCGAAATCGCCGCCGTCGTTGCGTTCCTGGCTTCTGATGACGGTCATTGGGTGACGGGCCAGACGATTGAAGCAAGCGGCGGCTATAAACTCTGA
- a CDS encoding ABC transporter substrate-binding protein, with translation MSINRRHFNQLLLLGGAGLALGGVPSWASAAETPVSGGTLNWAYYPDPTALIAINTSSGTGQAIGPKVNEGLLDFDYDLNPKPLLATSWSASDDGLRYTFALRKGVKWHDGKDFTSEDVKFTIFRLKEAHPRGRITFQNVTSIETPDPLTAVIVLSKPAPYLISALGSSESPIVPKHIYETFKPTEQPTLAQTIGTGPFILKEWVPGSHLIFDRNPNYWDAPKPYLDRVVLRVILDPAARAAALETGEIDIGANPVPLSDIERLKSNANLVVDTTTYAYSGPQQQLFFNYENEILAKKDVRLAIAHAIDLQKLVDVALFGYARVSPSPISTALPKWYDPSIKAREHDPKLANKLLDDAGYPRGANGTRFKLRLAYNSFLQPSYADFIKQSLAAVGIDAEILKLDLATFLKTVYTDRAWDLVIESLSNTFDPTLGVQRAYWSKNFKIGLVFSNASHYSNPEVDAVLEAAATEPDEAKRRQLWYKFQHIIHDDVVSVDLVAAGAQIVANKRVKNFAPGAQGINNSFGQIWLSPSA, from the coding sequence ATGTCGATCAATCGCCGCCACTTCAACCAATTGCTACTCCTTGGAGGCGCAGGTCTTGCCTTGGGAGGCGTCCCGTCATGGGCAAGCGCGGCGGAAACGCCGGTGAGCGGCGGAACCCTGAATTGGGCCTATTATCCCGATCCGACGGCGCTGATTGCGATCAACACGTCCTCCGGCACGGGCCAGGCGATCGGACCGAAGGTCAACGAGGGACTGCTCGATTTCGATTACGATCTCAACCCGAAGCCGCTTCTAGCGACATCATGGTCGGCAAGCGATGATGGTCTGCGCTACACCTTCGCGCTTCGCAAGGGCGTCAAATGGCACGACGGCAAGGACTTTACCTCCGAGGATGTAAAGTTCACCATCTTTCGCTTAAAGGAGGCGCACCCGCGCGGGCGCATTACGTTCCAGAACGTGACATCGATCGAAACGCCTGATCCGCTTACGGCCGTCATCGTTCTGTCCAAGCCGGCTCCCTATCTGATCTCCGCGCTCGGCAGTTCGGAATCACCGATCGTGCCGAAGCATATCTACGAGACCTTCAAGCCGACCGAACAGCCGACGCTTGCACAGACGATCGGCACCGGTCCTTTCATCCTCAAGGAATGGGTGCCGGGCAGCCATCTGATCTTCGATCGTAACCCGAATTATTGGGACGCGCCGAAACCCTATCTCGACCGCGTCGTCCTGCGCGTCATTCTCGATCCCGCGGCAAGGGCTGCGGCTTTGGAGACGGGAGAGATCGATATCGGCGCGAATCCCGTGCCGCTATCGGATATCGAGCGCTTGAAGTCCAATGCGAACCTCGTCGTCGATACCACGACCTACGCCTATTCCGGGCCGCAGCAGCAGCTGTTCTTCAATTATGAGAACGAGATTCTCGCGAAGAAGGATGTGCGTCTGGCGATCGCGCATGCCATCGACCTGCAGAAGCTCGTGGATGTCGCCCTGTTCGGCTATGCGCGGGTCTCACCGAGCCCGATCAGCACGGCACTGCCGAAATGGTATGATCCGAGCATCAAGGCGCGTGAACACGATCCCAAGCTCGCCAATAAGCTGCTCGACGATGCCGGCTATCCGCGCGGTGCCAACGGCACGCGATTCAAGCTGCGGCTTGCCTATAATTCCTTTCTCCAGCCCTCCTATGCCGACTTCATCAAGCAGTCGCTTGCCGCGGTCGGCATCGATGCCGAGATCCTCAAACTCGATCTCGCCACCTTCCTGAAGACAGTCTACACGGATCGTGCATGGGATCTGGTCATCGAATCCTTGTCCAACACCTTCGATCCGACCCTTGGCGTACAGCGCGCCTACTGGTCGAAGAATTTCAAGATCGGCCTGGTGTTCTCCAATGCCAGCCACTATTCAAACCCGGAGGTCGACGCGGTTCTTGAGGCGGCTGCCACCGAGCCGGACGAGGCCAAGCGCCGGCAGCTCTGGTACAAGTTCCAGCACATCATCCACGACGACGTCGTCTCCGTTGATCTGGTGGCGGCAGGCGCGCAGATCGTTGCCAACAAGCGGGTGAAGAATTTCGCGCCCGGGGCACAGGGCATCAACAACAGTTTTGGCCAGATATGGCTGAGCCCAAGCGCCTGA
- a CDS encoding NADPH-dependent F420 reductase — protein MSYSIIGFGNIGRALAKAFARKGMEVSVATTRDPASFASEAAAIGPEIIPSTLADAVKADIIFLAVRFEQHPDVAKALPTWHGKTIVDVTNAYGVPPEKLGGQPSSKFVAQAFSGGRLVKGFNHLAAAVLDQDPAVHGGKRVVFLASDDGGATAEIAALAEQLGFSQINLGGLSEGGLLVQARGNSWGQLIFKDLVKFD, from the coding sequence ATGAGCTACTCAATCATTGGCTTCGGCAATATCGGCCGAGCTCTGGCCAAGGCCTTCGCCCGCAAGGGCATGGAAGTATCCGTCGCAACCACACGCGATCCAGCAAGCTTTGCATCAGAAGCTGCCGCAATCGGACCAGAAATCATCCCCTCAACCCTGGCGGACGCCGTCAAGGCGGACATCATCTTCTTGGCAGTTCGCTTCGAACAGCATCCGGATGTCGCGAAGGCATTGCCCACGTGGCATGGGAAGACGATCGTCGATGTGACCAATGCCTACGGCGTGCCCCCTGAGAAACTGGGAGGGCAGCCGTCGTCCAAATTCGTTGCGCAGGCCTTCTCCGGGGGAAGACTGGTCAAAGGCTTCAATCATCTGGCTGCCGCCGTCCTTGACCAAGATCCGGCCGTACATGGTGGCAAAAGAGTCGTGTTTCTGGCAAGCGACGACGGCGGCGCCACAGCGGAGATTGCTGCGCTTGCCGAACAACTCGGCTTCTCGCAGATCAATCTGGGCGGCCTTTCGGAAGGTGGACTGCTCGTTCAGGCGCGCGGCAATAGCTGGGGTCAACTGATCTTTAAGGACTTGGTCAAGTTCGATTAA
- a CDS encoding glycosyltransferase family 2 protein, which produces MFFNSDDDLFSVLTFDLVIAVCAMLFAILANPKRPFERAAFSLLMLLSLGLYLSWRALDTLPPFELSAEVLWNYVYFLFEAVSVLYAIGSILILLRTTDWTKEADRGEKELAAKADIPSVDVFICTYNEPLNVLEKSVISAQAMNYRRLRVFVCDDTRRQEVRDYCARVGVNYLTRPDNKYAKAGNLNNALNHTNALAEISDFIMVLDADFAPQANFLNRVIGLFKDGKVAVVQTPQFYFNSDPIQHNLGIRRSFVDDQRVFFDTFQPAKDAVGCAFCVGTSFVVRRAAVNEIGGFPHDALSEDMLLTYRLMERGYVTRWLNEKLSVGLSAEGIPEYITQRTRWCLGTIQIGLLRNGPLWRGNFTLIQRLHYLHGLFCWLSKPFILCLLLAPSVYWLTGVSALQADELLFMKYGLSSLFLFWTYSTWISERRTLPLFTEVTHALTAVPITITLFQAIRKPFGRPFKVTEKGGDRSAIRVHRPTALFFGFVAAMSGLSVVRVVYGWDAPVEFSARECLNLVWSSVAMIIAFTSLLCCIELPRFGQEEPIDVRLRGWHRANGHIAGVTITAVSTEGVTLAEHGPAGAKDEAVFIPEIGWISSPARTAPSSTAFCLMPTPEQHNAILRLLFRSAPDNVAERGDLRKSMLMLLSRALS; this is translated from the coding sequence GTGTTCTTTAATTCCGACGACGATTTATTCAGTGTTCTGACCTTCGATCTCGTCATCGCCGTTTGCGCGATGCTGTTCGCAATACTCGCAAACCCGAAGAGGCCGTTCGAGCGGGCGGCATTCAGTCTGCTCATGCTCTTGTCGCTGGGGCTCTATCTTTCGTGGCGCGCCCTCGACACGCTTCCGCCCTTCGAGCTTTCTGCCGAAGTGCTGTGGAATTATGTTTACTTCCTCTTCGAGGCGGTGTCGGTGCTGTACGCCATCGGTTCGATCCTGATCCTTCTGAGAACGACCGACTGGACGAAGGAGGCCGATCGCGGCGAAAAGGAACTGGCCGCCAAGGCGGACATTCCTTCCGTCGACGTGTTCATCTGCACCTACAACGAGCCGCTGAATGTCCTGGAAAAATCGGTCATATCCGCCCAGGCGATGAACTACCGCAGGCTTCGGGTTTTCGTCTGCGACGACACTCGTCGCCAGGAAGTGCGCGACTATTGCGCACGCGTCGGCGTGAATTACCTGACGCGCCCGGATAACAAGTATGCAAAGGCCGGCAATCTGAACAATGCTTTGAACCATACGAACGCGCTCGCCGAGATTTCCGATTTCATCATGGTTCTCGATGCGGACTTCGCCCCTCAGGCAAATTTCCTGAACCGAGTCATCGGTCTCTTCAAGGACGGGAAGGTCGCCGTCGTGCAGACACCGCAATTTTATTTCAACAGCGATCCGATCCAGCACAATCTCGGCATCCGACGCTCCTTCGTCGATGACCAGCGGGTCTTCTTCGATACGTTCCAGCCCGCCAAGGATGCCGTCGGATGTGCATTCTGCGTCGGCACCAGCTTCGTGGTGCGCCGCGCCGCCGTCAACGAGATCGGCGGCTTTCCGCATGATGCGCTGTCCGAGGACATGCTGCTTACCTACCGTCTGATGGAGCGCGGCTATGTGACACGCTGGCTGAACGAGAAGCTGAGCGTCGGCCTGTCGGCCGAAGGCATTCCTGAATACATCACCCAAAGGACCCGCTGGTGCCTCGGCACCATCCAGATCGGCCTGCTGCGCAACGGGCCGCTCTGGCGCGGCAACTTCACCCTCATCCAACGTCTGCATTATCTGCACGGGCTATTCTGCTGGCTGTCGAAGCCTTTCATCCTCTGCCTTTTGCTGGCGCCATCCGTCTATTGGCTGACCGGAGTTTCGGCCCTGCAGGCCGATGAACTGCTTTTCATGAAATACGGCCTCAGCTCGCTCTTCCTGTTCTGGACCTATTCGACATGGATCTCCGAAAGGCGCACGCTGCCGCTCTTCACCGAGGTCACCCATGCGCTGACGGCCGTGCCGATCACCATCACTCTCTTCCAGGCGATCCGCAAACCGTTTGGCCGCCCTTTCAAAGTGACCGAGAAGGGAGGGGACAGGTCAGCGATCCGCGTTCACCGCCCAACAGCGCTGTTTTTTGGCTTCGTTGCGGCCATGTCGGGGCTGTCCGTCGTCCGGGTCGTCTATGGCTGGGATGCACCCGTCGAATTTTCCGCACGCGAGTGCCTCAATCTCGTCTGGTCGTCGGTGGCGATGATCATTGCGTTCACGAGCCTGCTTTGCTGCATCGAGCTGCCGCGTTTCGGCCAGGAGGAACCGATCGATGTCCGGCTTCGCGGATGGCACCGGGCCAATGGGCACATCGCCGGCGTGACGATAACGGCGGTGTCCACTGAAGGCGTGACGCTGGCGGAACACGGCCCGGCCGGTGCGAAGGACGAAGCGGTGTTCATCCCGGAAATCGGCTGGATTTCCTCCCCCGCCAGAACGGCGCCATCGTCGACGGCTTTTTGCCTTATGCCGACGCCGGAGCAGCACAATGCCATCCTGCGGCTGCTTTTCAGGAGCGCGCCCGACAATGTCGCGGAACGGGGCGACTTACGCAAATCGATGCTGATGCTCCTGTCGCGCGCCCTTTCCTGA
- a CDS encoding TetR/AcrR family transcriptional regulator translates to MRADAEKNRSQILTVARDVVAEHGVDASMRDIARRAGVGLATLLRHFPTREALFEALLCTHLDALTQRAAELERSTSADEALLSWFRELVEFTQSSRGVVAMMAAAHTNPDSALYASCAAVHAAGARLLLRAQAEGTARADMNGDDLFALITALGWAVDQPSFAPRADHLVHLVTSALLTDWPRNDVKKVTG, encoded by the coding sequence ATGCGAGCCGACGCAGAAAAAAATCGCAGCCAAATTCTCACCGTCGCGCGTGACGTTGTCGCCGAGCATGGTGTGGACGCGTCGATGCGTGACATTGCCCGCCGGGCCGGCGTCGGCTTGGCCACGCTGCTCCGTCATTTCCCGACGCGGGAGGCGTTGTTCGAAGCGCTGCTGTGTACCCATCTGGACGCACTGACGCAGAGGGCAGCCGAACTCGAACGGTCGACTTCGGCTGACGAAGCACTTCTCTCCTGGTTTCGAGAATTGGTGGAATTCACCCAAAGCTCTAGGGGCGTTGTCGCCATGATGGCGGCCGCTCACACGAACCCCGACTCCGCTCTTTATGCTTCGTGCGCGGCTGTGCACGCGGCAGGCGCGCGACTACTGCTGCGCGCCCAGGCGGAGGGAACGGCGCGCGCCGATATGAATGGGGACGACCTGTTCGCCCTGATAACGGCTCTCGGCTGGGCGGTCGATCAACCCTCATTCGCGCCGCGGGCGGATCATCTCGTTCACCTCGTGACGAGCGCCCTTCTGACAGATTGGCCTCGCAACGATGTCAAGAAGGTAACGGGTTGA
- a CDS encoding acyl-CoA dehydrogenase family protein — protein sequence MTETTDDLIGKAKNLAEDFSRTAAHHDATGAFPFENFDRLFDAGLLGLVSGRDHGGHGGGLTSAQAVISEIARGEPSTALVLAMHYTSHFAIRRFGKWPQHLAERVLLANRQGVALINNAQAEPRIGSPAHGALPETIARRDGDRWRISGHKSYVTGIPVLKWVSLLAVTDEKEPRLASFLVPTDAAGFRIEKSWNAAGMHATASDDIILEEVSIPIDDIIESQPATEPIRRNEHAAAFFFGLLGAVYHGVASAARDRVLAFASSHTPASLGTPIATVPRIQDGLGEIEVRLATNARLLRSLGEDVDAGRPVGMDGMHVRHVVIDNAVAVTSLALELAGNPGLNRDFQLERHHRDAITARSHAPQSHMIRTIAARNALSRLG from the coding sequence ATGACAGAGACTACTGATGATCTGATCGGCAAGGCGAAAAACCTTGCCGAGGATTTTTCCAGGACAGCCGCGCATCATGATGCAACGGGCGCCTTTCCTTTCGAGAATTTCGACCGGCTTTTCGATGCCGGCCTGCTCGGCCTCGTCAGCGGCCGGGATCATGGCGGTCACGGTGGGGGCCTAACCTCGGCGCAGGCCGTCATCAGCGAGATCGCCCGCGGTGAGCCCTCGACCGCGCTGGTGCTCGCCATGCACTACACGTCGCATTTTGCCATTCGCCGCTTCGGCAAATGGCCACAGCATCTGGCCGAGCGGGTGCTTCTGGCAAACAGGCAGGGAGTGGCGCTGATCAACAACGCGCAGGCCGAACCGCGCATCGGTTCGCCCGCCCATGGTGCCCTGCCGGAAACCATTGCGCGCCGCGACGGCGATCGCTGGCGCATTTCCGGCCATAAGAGCTACGTCACCGGCATTCCCGTGCTGAAATGGGTGTCGCTTCTTGCAGTCACGGACGAGAAGGAACCGCGCCTTGCCTCATTTCTGGTGCCGACCGATGCCGCCGGCTTTCGGATCGAGAAGAGCTGGAACGCGGCCGGCATGCACGCCACGGCTAGCGACGACATCATTCTCGAGGAGGTATCGATCCCGATTGACGATATCATCGAGTCACAGCCCGCGACGGAACCGATCCGGCGCAACGAACACGCCGCCGCCTTCTTCTTTGGCTTGCTCGGTGCGGTCTATCACGGCGTGGCCAGCGCTGCCCGCGACCGCGTTCTCGCCTTCGCCAGCAGCCACACGCCCGCGAGCCTTGGTACTCCGATCGCGACGGTACCGCGCATCCAGGATGGCTTGGGCGAGATAGAGGTTCGACTTGCAACGAACGCCCGGCTACTGCGCTCGCTTGGAGAGGATGTCGATGCCGGAAGACCGGTCGGCATGGACGGCATGCATGTTCGCCATGTCGTCATCGACAATGCCGTCGCGGTCACCAGCCTTGCGCTGGAGCTCGCCGGCAATCCCGGCCTCAATCGCGACTTCCAGCTCGAACGCCATCATCGCGATGCGATCACCGCCCGCTCGCACGCGCCGCAAAGCCATATGATCCGCACGATCGCGGCGAGGAATGCATTGAGCCGGCTTGGATAA
- a CDS encoding SDR family NAD(P)-dependent oxidoreductase — MGKLEGKIAVITGGATGIGLAAAKRFIEEGAFVFIFGRRQEALDAAVADLGPNARAVKGSVSDEADLDRLYAAVKAERGTLDIVFANAGAGSPLPLGKITAEHIDEIFDTNVKGTIFTVQKALPLMRQGGSIILTGSSAGTTGAPAFSAYSASKAAVRNLARTWAEDLKGTGIRVNVLSPGATATELAKEALGEEGQKAFAAMTPLQRMADPAEIGAVAAFLASPDSSFMTASEVAVDGGLAQL; from the coding sequence ATGGGAAAGCTTGAGGGTAAGATTGCAGTCATTACGGGTGGCGCGACCGGCATCGGCCTCGCCGCAGCAAAGCGGTTCATCGAGGAAGGCGCCTTCGTGTTCATTTTCGGCCGCCGGCAGGAAGCGCTCGATGCCGCCGTGGCCGATCTCGGGCCGAATGCCCGCGCGGTGAAGGGCTCGGTTTCCGATGAAGCCGATCTGGATCGGCTCTATGCGGCGGTAAAGGCGGAGCGCGGAACCCTCGACATCGTCTTCGCTAATGCCGGGGCGGGCAGCCCGCTTCCGCTCGGCAAGATCACTGCCGAACATATTGACGAAATTTTCGACACCAATGTGAAAGGCACGATCTTCACGGTCCAGAAGGCGCTGCCGCTGATGCGTCAGGGCGGTTCGATCATCCTGACCGGATCGAGCGCCGGCACCACGGGCGCCCCGGCATTTAGCGCCTATAGTGCGAGCAAGGCGGCAGTGCGCAATCTCGCGCGGACATGGGCCGAGGATTTAAAGGGCACCGGCATCCGCGTAAACGTGCTGTCTCCCGGGGCGACGGCGACCGAGCTTGCGAAAGAGGCGCTTGGCGAGGAAGGCCAGAAGGCTTTCGCCGCGATGACACCGCTCCAGCGCATGGCCGATCCGGCGGAGATCGGAGCGGTGGCTGCCTTTCTCGCGTCGCCGGACAGCAGCTTCATGACCGCGAGCGAAGTCGCCGTTGATGGTGGCCTCGCCCAACTCTGA